The Manihot esculenta cultivar AM560-2 chromosome 1, M.esculenta_v8, whole genome shotgun sequence genome has a window encoding:
- the LOC110630419 gene encoding uncharacterized protein LOC110630419: MAKQSIALSVTPNSTESDVSNSRRHSIGNAGSSRSGDNVLPHYLRASTGSCHDFCKYGKKHAFEEKARPPFLRRNAKKPPDEQKSVEFQPERNMTSKDKHKIGHSTPPNTPEIMKGEISKKLLSRRTPAISEVVSEKKASSGVLLTKSADRQSPVLREVLAKKKTVAKDMLTRSVDSQSSVSSENWAEKRKKSTQQRKKTSVVELRASSESKTRLSPKIIKQEISSSSEKPDISLKHFSSKVKEENMSAKPVSFPKLKVSSPDSSRVFNVRENRDSKRGQRIVTSKIAIKREQTHPRALLSSKTSSGGNARGLASARASLSLKSSPRLQISPRVLLSPKTSGVGIVKELASSRGSLSLKPSLSRVASLKARKHRGSEITPPLKNKNKIGKANHEHANVKNADFDQSTEGLNNDNDVVQEKTLYVIQTETENKNLESDHNKNHSAESSPPPVQSANSPILPESPTFPSHNAEDEEESEYTVTEAEDDPLSEFDETEYMEEADTLQREHKGFYKKGRMVPSQDKDDQPVKLRFRRGKVIEVQTNHNGPRRLKFRRGRMLEENRNLKADAQRSFKRRGAEDANSEKPNSEKVVLKHQDLHGKKDAQGLFNNVIEETASKLVETRKSKVKALVGAFETVISLQDSKPPSNAVS, from the coding sequence ATGGCAAAGCAGAGCATTGCTCTATCAGTGACCCCCAATTCAACAGAGTCAGATGTAAGTAATTCAAGAAGACACTCCATAGGAAATGCTGGTTCTTCCAGAAGTGGAGATAATGTTCTTCCTCATTATCTCCGAGCTTCTACAGGTTCCTGTCATGATTTCTGTAAATATGGGAAGAAACATGCATTTGAGGAGAAAGCAAGGCCTCCATTTCTAAGGAGGAATGCAAAGAAACCACCTGATGAACAAAAGTCAGTAGAGTTTCAGCCAGAGAGAAATATGACATCAAAGGATAAGCACAAAATTGGTCACAGTACTCCACCAAATACTCCAGAGATCATGAAGGGggaaatatcaaaaaaattacTCAGCAGACGAACTCCTGCAATTAGTGAAGTTGTGTCTGAGAAGAAGGCATCATCAGGGGTATTGTTGACAAAGTCAGCTGACAGGCAAAGTCCTGTGTTGAGGGAAGTTCTGGCCAAGAAGAAGACAGTGGCAAAGGACATGTTAACAAGATCAGTTGACAGCCAAAGTTCAGTATCAAGTGAAAATTGGGCTGAGAAGAGGAAGAAATCAACCCAGCAGAGGAAGAAGACATCAGTGGTCGAGCTCAGAGCTTCATCTGAATCTAAAACTCGTTTATCCCCAAAAATAATAAAGCAGGAAATATCATCATCTTCTGAAAAACCGGACATCTCTTTGAAACATTTTTCATCAAAAGTTAAAGAAGAAAACATGTCTGCTAAACCGGTTAGTTTTCCAAAGCTGAAAGTATCTTCTCCTGATTCTTCAAGGGTATTCAATGTCAGAGAAAACAGAGACAGTAAAAGAGGGCAGAGGATAGTGACATCAAAAATAGCTATAAAGAGAGAACAGACACACCCCAGAGCTTTGTTGTCCTCTAAAACTTCCAGTGGTGGAAATGCAAGAGGACTGGCATCCGCAAGAGCCTCCTTGTCTCTCAAGTCTTCTCCCAGATTACAAATTTCTCCGCGAGTTTTGTTGTCCCCTAAAACTTCCGGTGTTGGAATTGTGAAAGAACTGGCATCCTCAAGAGGGTCTTTGTCCCTCAAGCCTTCTCTCAGTAGGGTTGCAAGCCTAAAAGCAAGAAAGCATAGAGGTTCAGAAATCACACCTCCTCTGAAGAATAAGAACAAGATTGGCAAGGCCAATCATGAGCATGCCAATGTTAAGAATGCTGATTTCGACCAATCCACTGAAGGACTTAACAATGATAATGATGTGGTCCAAGAGAAAACATTGTACGTCATCCAGACAGAAACTGAAAACAAAAATTTGGAGTCTGATCATAATAAAAATCATTCTGCTGAATCATCTCCACCTCCAGTTCAATCAGCCAATTCTCCTATCCTCCCAGAATCTCCAACGTTTCCATCTCATAATGCAGAAGATGAAGAGGAATCTGAGTATACTGTAACTGAAGCAGAAGATGACCCTCTCTCTGAATTTGATGAAACCGAGTATATGGAAGAGGCTGATACTTTGCAACGGGAACACAAAGGATTttacaagaagggtaggatgGTTCCTTCTCAGGATAAGGATGACCAACCTGTGAAATTACGGTTCAGGAGAGGAAAGGTGATTGAAGTTCAGACTAATCATAATGGTCCTAGGAGGCTCAAATTCAGACGAGGAAGAATGTTGGAGGAGAACCGAAATCTCAAAGCTGATGCCCAAAGAAGCTTCAAGAGGAGAGGAGCTGAAGATGCAAACAGTGAGAAGCCTAATTCAGAAAAGGTGGTTTTGAAACATCAAGATCTGCATGGAAAGAAAGACGCGCAGGGCCTGTTTAATAATGTGATTGAAGAAACAGCTAGTAAGCTTGTTGAGACCAGGAAAAGTAAGGTTAAGGCCTTGGTTGGTGCTTTTGAAACAGTAATATCCCTTCAAGACAGCAAACCACCTTCAAACGCTGTCTCTTGA